One part of the Spiribacter salinus M19-40 genome encodes these proteins:
- the lpxC gene encoding UDP-3-O-acyl-N-acetylglucosamine deacetylase, translating to MIRQRTLKNSIRATGVGLHTGEKVYLTLRPAPANTGIRFCRLDLDPVVEIAAHPENVGDTVLSTCLVKDGVRVATVEHLLSAMAGLGIDNAYVDLSAPEVPIMDGSAGPFVFLIRSAGTQEQEAPKRFVRITRKLLIEDADGKSVSFEPHDGFKVGYTLDFDHPVFKSGARTAEVDFSSTSFVKEVSRARTFGFMRDIEQLRQNNLALGGSLDNAIVVDDFRVLNEDGLRYQDEFAKHKILDAIGDLYQLNRSLIGAFHGYKSGHEMNNRLLLALLENADAWEEVTFENEADVPIAYDQPLPVT from the coding sequence ATGATTCGACAACGCACGCTGAAGAACAGCATTCGGGCGACCGGTGTCGGCCTGCATACCGGTGAGAAAGTCTATCTCACCCTGCGACCGGCACCGGCCAATACCGGCATCCGCTTCTGCCGCCTGGATCTTGATCCTGTGGTGGAAATTGCCGCCCATCCCGAAAACGTTGGCGATACCGTGCTTTCCACTTGCCTGGTCAAAGATGGGGTGCGCGTTGCGACGGTTGAGCATCTTCTCTCCGCCATGGCGGGGCTGGGTATCGATAATGCCTATGTGGATCTCTCAGCGCCGGAAGTGCCGATCATGGATGGCAGTGCTGGCCCGTTCGTTTTTCTGATCCGATCCGCAGGCACCCAGGAGCAGGAGGCGCCGAAGCGCTTTGTGCGGATCACCCGCAAGCTCCTCATAGAAGATGCGGACGGCAAGTCGGTCAGCTTCGAGCCGCATGACGGGTTCAAGGTAGGCTATACGCTCGATTTCGACCATCCGGTCTTTAAATCGGGTGCCCGCACAGCAGAAGTCGATTTCTCATCGACGTCCTTTGTGAAAGAAGTGAGTCGCGCTCGAACCTTTGGTTTCATGCGTGACATCGAACAGCTCCGACAGAACAACCTTGCGTTGGGCGGCAGTCTGGATAACGCGATCGTCGTCGATGACTTCCGGGTCCTGAATGAGGATGGCCTGCGTTATCAGGACGAATTTGCCAAGCACAAGATCCTGGATGCGATCGGTGATCTCTATCAGCTCAACCGGAGCCTGATCGGCGCATTCCATGGCTACAAGTCGGGCCATGAGATGAACAACCGGCTGCTGCTGGCACTGCTTGAAAATGCGGATGCCTGGGAAGAGGTGACGTTCGAGAATGAAGCGGACGTGCCCATCGCCTACGACCAGCCCCTGCCGGTGACCTGA
- a CDS encoding DciA family protein gives MADDKRSGPAPVRRLLDSQRGDLARLRRQTRELDRAMQALTAVLPDRLQGHWRVAALSADALVLAVDSPVWATALRGHQEALLEAAGELRGQRPKRIQIRILTPRSPDRPASRQQVLSESAVDNLEETARACDDPRLAEALRRLATRRRQ, from the coding sequence ATGACAAGCGGAGTGGACCCGCACCGGTTCGCAGACTGCTCGACAGTCAGCGCGGGGATCTGGCCAGGCTTCGGCGCCAGACCCGCGAGCTGGACCGTGCTATGCAGGCCCTGACGGCCGTGCTGCCTGATCGACTGCAGGGTCATTGGCGGGTCGCCGCGCTATCCGCCGACGCCCTGGTGCTGGCTGTAGACAGCCCGGTTTGGGCGACAGCGCTGCGTGGCCATCAGGAGGCGCTGCTTGAAGCGGCCGGCGAACTGCGAGGCCAGCGGCCGAAGCGAATCCAGATCCGGATCCTGACGCCGCGATCACCCGACCGTCCGGCATCCCGCCAACAGGTGTTAAGCGAAAGCGCTGTAGACAATTTGGAGGAAACCGCCCGGGCCTGTGATGACCCGCGACTGGCGGAAGCATTACGCCGGCTAGCGACACGCCGCCGGCAATAG